The genomic segment ACGCGCGACGGCGCAAAGCATCTGCTGGCGTTGGGCAAGTCGGGTGCGTGGGCGCCTGAAGGAATGTTGCCCAGCTACCCATCGCTGACATTCCCCAATCACTTCACCATCGTCACCGGCCTCTATCCCGGGCATCACGGCCTCGTCGCGAACAGCTTCTACGACGAGGCAAAGATGGCGCGCTACACAATGAGCGACGCCAGCGTCGTCACAGACGGATCATGGTATTCCGGCACGCCCATCTGGAGCCTTGCCGAAAGCCAGGGCATGCGCACCGCCTGCCTCTTCTGGCCGGGATCGGAAGCCGAAATCGCAGGACGCAGGCCCACGTGGTATGCGAAGTTCGATGTCAAGACGGAGCGCTCAGAGGCCGTCCAGCAGGCGCGCATTGACGATGCACTTGGGCTGCTCAAATTGCCCGAAGCGCAGCGTCCCCACTTCATCGCCATGTACTTCTCCGAGCCGGATCACGAAGGGCACGAGTTCGGCCCGGACGCGCCGCAAACAAAGGCCGCCGTGCTCAAAATGGACGCAATCATCGGCAGGCTCAAGGCGGCGCTCGACAAAACGAAACTGCCCATTGACCTCGTTGTCGTAAGCGATCACGGTATGGCGAAGGTCGAAGGCGGCTGGATCAATCTCAGCGACTTCGCCGACCTCGGCAACTTCGAGGCGGTCGGCTCGCTGCTCTACGGCAAGTCGGAAGAGAACCGGGCGAAGCTTTACAACGCGCTGAAGCATGCGTCATCGCAGTTCTTTGTGTATCGCCGGAAGGATGTTCCGGCGGGCCTCCACTACAACGAGAATCCGCGCGAAGGCGACCCGGTAATCGTCGCGACCGGTCCGTATGCCATCCGCGCCAGGAAGCCCGCTGAAGGCAAGCCCGATAATCCTCCGCAACCAGGCGCACACGGATACGATCCACGCACCATGCCGGAGATGAAGGCGAGCTTCTTTGCGACGGGTCCGGATATTGTGCCCGGCAAGACCGTGAAGCCTTTCGAAAACGTGAACCTCTATCCGTGGATGGCGCACATGCTCGGGCTCACCACGCCCAAGTCCGACGGCAACCTTAATATTCTCGCCGGAACGCTGCGCGACAACGGTGGCGAGACGCCTGAACCCGAGCCGGAAACGGCCAAGCCGCAATGAATGGAGTGAACGAACGAATGAGTGTAGTCCTGGGGATTGATGGCGGGGGCACGCGCACGCGCGCTTCGATAGTAGAAGGGGATCGTGTGCTGGCCTTTGCTGAGAACGGGTCGATCAAGCGGCTGCGTGTCGGCGCGGAAATCGCCGAGCAGAACCTGCGTGCGCTGTTGAAGGACGTGTATGCGCAGGCTGGCGTAAAGGGAGTCGCCGCAGCATCGGCCGGGGTTGCCAGCGCCACCATGCCCGGAGTGCCCGAGTGGATCCAGGCCGTGTTCACCGAGTTCAGCGTGGAGCGCTCCGAAGTCGTCGGCGATGAAGTGATTGCCCTTGATGCGGCGTTCAAAGGCGGCCCGGGGATTCTGCAGATCGCGGGCACCGGAACCAA from the Occallatibacter riparius genome contains:
- a CDS encoding alkaline phosphatase family protein, which encodes MSGIFSRMRHCGAAVVLAFALAATAAAQQPRLNPALPLEHTGSEPNSAAAQKSHYVVLVSLDGFRWDYATRDGAKHLLALGKSGAWAPEGMLPSYPSLTFPNHFTIVTGLYPGHHGLVANSFYDEAKMARYTMSDASVVTDGSWYSGTPIWSLAESQGMRTACLFWPGSEAEIAGRRPTWYAKFDVKTERSEAVQQARIDDALGLLKLPEAQRPHFIAMYFSEPDHEGHEFGPDAPQTKAAVLKMDAIIGRLKAALDKTKLPIDLVVVSDHGMAKVEGGWINLSDFADLGNFEAVGSLLYGKSEENRAKLYNALKHASSQFFVYRRKDVPAGLHYNENPREGDPVIVATGPYAIRARKPAEGKPDNPPQPGAHGYDPRTMPEMKASFFATGPDIVPGKTVKPFENVNLYPWMAHMLGLTTPKSDGNLNILAGTLRDNGGETPEPEPETAKPQ